Within Paenibacillus sp. J23TS9, the genomic segment CAGTTTTTGAGTAACCATACTGCTTCCAGCATTCCTTACAAGCATTGATTAGATTTTGTTTGATTATTTGTCGTTCATGTTCTGTAAAGCTCTTAGACATACTATTGCACCTCCCATATTATAAACGTATGAACATTTATATAATATTGTTCATACGTTTAATTTAGATAACATATTTCGAATTGTCAAGTACATATCAAGAAATGTTACCATACCTCTTGTATTTGAGCCTTTACCCGATGAGGGAAAAACGAATGTCCTGAAGCTAGCGATAATATTTTCCGCAGGGCTGATGGAGGCAGAGGCTGGGGAGCTGTATACGGGTGACTATAGCGTAATAAATAGCGGCAGTCTTGGACTTTCATCCGTGACTGTCGTTTTCATCTTTAGAGTAAGAAAAAACGCTAAACCGGATGCAATTCAGGGCTTAGCGTATATTTTCGTTAAAATGTTGGCGGGACCCCTAATACAACGTAGTCTGATGTTTTTATTGTCTTGATGGTTAACTGGATATTGGACTCAAGCAGTGCCGCTGCCTATGCTCAAAAAGTTAGAATTAAATTACAGACAGGAGAAGTAATCGAAGGTAAGGCCCAATTATCAGGGGATCCGAATCGGACAAAAGTGCGCACTGATGATGGTCCATTGTGGATCCCCTATGAGGAAATTGAATTTGTTGAACGCTTAATAAAGCTGAATTGATTAAGGAAGGCCGCCTAACGGCGGGTTTTTGATAATCTTCGCACGCAATTTTTCGTATATTTATACATTTTCTCATTAATTGTGAAAATATTTCTCATCAATTATGAAAAAATCATCAACAAATATGACACCACACATATACTAACAACTGTCAAAATAATAAATAAGATCAATAGAGCTCCAAGTGCCATGAGAACTTCCTCCTTGTTAAAAAAAGTTTCATAGTTGCTTCTTAACCCATGGCGGTTCATTCGAAGCGATCTTATGCCTCCTCCTGGCCTACCTCCCTCCTTTGTTTTCGATAACAAAAAAGGCAAAGAATGAACATAGGTTCATCCTCCACCTTTTAGCAAACCTGCTATTCAGTAATCAGCCCATAAGCTGAGATCCGCTTGATCCTGCGGGCCACCAGCATCGATACGAGATAGGCTAACACGACAAGCCCGATGCACAGCATGACGATCAGGGGAATCTTCACAATGAACTGTACGTTGTGTATGCCTGCCCCCGACAGGAGTAGCGTCAGCATGGAGTTGGTGTACAGGCAGCCCAGCACCCCACCGATGAGGACGCCGATGATCACAATCGGAATGAAGCTCATCGCGATCTGAGACATCAATTGAAGTGTCGTATATCCTGTAGCTTTTAATATCCCAAATTCCCGTTTACGCTTGAGAATCATCGTTTTGATGACGAGGTATAGGATCATAATGACGACCAGCACCGTGATTGCAAGAATCATAACCATGACGGCAAAAACCGCTGAAATATAGATACTGCTTTGGCCGTTTATCGTCTCATCGACGTTTATGATATTCGCGTGTATATTCCCGTATTGTGCTTTGATGTCCTTGATAAAACGAGCAGTATCTACATCCTTCAGGTATACGTTGATGACAGAGCTCGTATAGTCGGGAACGATCTGCTGTATCCCTGACAAAGTTAAATAGGCTGCTTGCCCCATATTGCTAATGGACTGGCTTAGCCCCGTGATCAGGAATGGATGGGATGCATTATTGATCTCAACCTTTACCGTATCACCGATGCCTTTATCAAGCAGTTTGGACACTGCCCAAGATACGGCAATTTCATTGTCATATTTCGGAAACCGCCCTTCATACACCGACTGGTTTTCCAGCTTACTGTAATCATCCGAGATATTCATATAAATCGCCTGCCCATCAATCCTCGTCGGTAGGAAATCAAGAATAGCCGTCTTGGCTACGCCATCCATATGCTCTATCGCCGGAAACAGTTTTTCGCTGTCAGCGGCCGTCTTCGCCTGAATCATAACATTCGATGTCTCCGCGCCAACCAGATGGAAAAATGCCTTTTTATCCGCAGCTACATTGTAATACAACACAACGGAGAAGACGGATGCAAACGTAATAGCGGCAATGATAAACACAATCATAATATTTTGCTTACTATTCATCATCATCGTTTTGCAAGCGAGCACAAACTGGAGTCCGCCCCTCGCTTTCTCAAGCGGGAAAGGATTCTTTTTGAAGCTGTGCGTCATAATACCTCCGCGTAGAGCCGCAACAGGATGGAGCTTCTGAATGCGTCTACCCGATAGTAGGGTCACGGCTAGTACAAGTACAGCAACAATAAGAATACTGAGGATAATAGAACCGATATCGAAACTCCGCGTCCACAGGAGTCCCGATAAAGACGAGACAATCCCGCCAAATACGGGAATCACCGCATAGGAGACCGCAACGCCAATCATACCGGCTGAAAGCGTAATGAGCATAAATTGCAGCACAATAGAAGCAAGAATTTGCCTGCTCGTATAGCCTACCGCTTTCAATACGCCGATATTCACGATGCCGTCATCAATGCTGTTGGTTACACGGAACTTAATAACGATCAAGGCAACAAGTACAATGACCGCTGCGAACGCAACCAAGATCATGGAGACAATATTGATCGTCATCGTACCTACGTTTTTCATCGTCTCAATATCCGTTTCCCAAAAAGTAGGGTCAATCGCATTCATGCTCGGATCCGGAAACTTCTTATTATAATCATTCATCAGCGTCGTCGATTGCCTGCTATCGTTAAGGGCTGCGGATAAGTAGGTTCCTCCCGCTGCCACCCCTAATGTATCAGACAACTGACGATACGCCGCATCAGGTAAAATGAATTTCATAATGCCCATACTGGGCGTGCCCAGCATCGTTGATTCAAAGAATCCTGCGATACGGTAGCTATACGCCTTATCCTGATAGGTTATGGTGAGCGTATCACCTAGCTTGTAGCCGCCGCTTGTTTTAAAACTATAAGATACATAAATATCATCTTGATGCATTGGGTCCAGCTTCTGAATCAGCTTCAGAGGTGAAAAATCCCGTTTAGCATCCGCATTGAATATCGCAGCACCACTATCCATCTGGCTGTCGCCATAACGGAACCTGGCCGCATCCAGCAAAATCATCGATTCCATTTCGATTTGTTTCACACCAGAGTTATTCTTAAAGAAGTCGCCATAGACTTCCTTATAGTTTGCATTTTTCATCATGAGGCTTAGATGCGGATCATGCAATTCTTCGACCTTGTCATCATAGAAGGTACTCATTTTGGAAATAACCGTTATACCAACATTGAGAAGCAGGGCAGCAGCAAAAATCAAAATTAACAATGAAAATGCCGCACCTTTACCTTTTTTAATATTGGCCAGGGCAAGATTAACGATGTTCATCCTACCACCCCATTTCGGCCAGAAAGGCTTTTAACTTGTCATGCCTTTCATGATTATGCTCCATATTGAAAGCATCCAGCTTCAGGTCTCCACAAATCACACCATCACGCAGATAAAGCACCCTGTTTCCCCGCAAAGCCGTTTTGATATCATGGGTAACCATGACAATCGACTGACCATTTTGATTCACAGCGGTCATAGCATCCAGCACGCTATCACTGGCAGCCGAGTTTAATGCACCCGTCGGCTCGTCAGCAAAAATAATTTTCGGACTGTTGATTAATGCCCGTACGATACCTGCCCGCTGCGCTTCGCCGCCGGAAAGCTGAGAGGGGAATTTCCCCCATGCCGCTTCATTTAATCCGACCTCGGCAAGCAATTCCTTGGCTTTGGTAACGATGGCACGTTTATTCCTGCTTACCAGCAAGCCGCTCGCTAACACATTATCCAAAACACTCATATTGTCCAGCAAATAGACCTGTTGAAATACAAACCCGCAATGGTTTCTTCTAAAAATCGCAAGCTGATCGTTATTCAGCTCGGAAATATTCTTCTCCTCAAAGTAAATCTCGCCTAATGTGGGTTTATCCATCCCGCTAAGCGCATAGAGCAGGGTCGATTTACCCGAACCGGAGCTGCCCATAATAACCGTAAAATCGCCCTCCATCAGACTGATGTCCAAATTCTTGAGCACATGCTGCTGATTTCCCCCACTGGAAAAGGTTTTGCATAATTTCTCCGTTCTTAATATCCTGTTTTGCATGAAATTAACACCCTCCTAAACAAATAAGACTGTAATATGGATTACAGTCCTATCATACAAAAGCAATTCTTATTTAATCTTTGTTCAATCCTTAACTGTTTCTTAATTCGGTTAAGCCAGCTTGATCCGGAGAATCACGGTAAAACCATCATCACGGTTATGACATTCCATATCCCCCAGCATTTTCTGCATAAAATATTTAGAAATGAATAGTCCAAGCCCCGTTCCGCTTTGCCCCACGACGTTTTGGCCCCTATAAAATTTATTGAATAAAAGCGGTAATTCATCCTCATCGACGCCTTGTCCATAATCCATGATATGAAGCTCCAGGTACGCATCATTGATTTGAGAGGTTATCTTAACCGAGGTACCCGCATATTTGTAGGAATTACTCAGAATATTATCGAATACCTGCTGCAAACGCGTCACATCCGTTACAATCATGCAAGCCGGAATCGGATCGCAGCTAATTTGATCATCATAATTCACGTTCGCAATGATACCGCTGAGAACCTCACTTAATTCCTCGGAAACCGTTACCTTAAGCTCTTGCAGCTCTTCCAGCGTCGCATGGAACATATCCGTCACTAATAGATTAATTTGCTCCGCTTTGGAATAGATCATGTTCAACTGCTTGATCACTTTATCATCACTGGCCCGGATCAACATCAGTTCACTCACGGCTTTAATGGAGGCCACCGGCGTTTTGATATCATGGCTTAAGCCAGCCACAAGCTCCTTCTTACTGCGGTTTGCGGCATATTCACTCTGCCTGGCTGCCGCCAGCTCTTCACGCATGATATCGAAGCTTTCGGTAAAAGCACCAAACGGGTTGTTTTTATCCATTTTCAGCGGAATATCCAGATTGCCTCTCGCTACATTGACCGCAAAGTTCTGCAGCTTTTTGAACGGCTTAAATACCCTATGATTTAAAAATAGGATATAAAAAATGCATAGTGCCGTTATGGCAACGAAAGTGGTCATCATCACACTCACAAGCCGACTCCTGCTCTGCTCGATGATGGCTTGATAATCATTATGAATGATCATTTTCCCTGCGAGCCTATCATCGATCATGATGTCTGTAACGGTATCCCGGTTTTTCATGGCATCATTCAGTGTCGTTGAAAGCCCCTCCGCCGTTTGATAGAGTATAGTTCCGTTATTATCAAGAACAACGAATTGCAGCTGTGTAGCATGATAATCTTCCGGCTTCATATTTCCCCAGCGGCTTTCCGTTATCTTTACCACTTCATTCACCGCGACAACATCCACATCGGTATTTACCTTCGTGTTAATCACTAGAAGAGACAGAATCATGCCTGTCATAAAAACGATAAGGATCGTCAGGAACATCCACTTCATTCTCATGCCTTGCTATCCTCTAAGACGTAGCCTGTTCCCCATACGGTTTTGATATATTGCGGCTGATTGGGGTTCACTTCGATTTTTTCGCGCAAGTGACGAATATGTACATTCAGCGTGCCGTCGCCGGCAAAGGAATCGCCCCATACATTGTGAAACAGCTCTTCTTTGGTGACCACCCTATTTTTATTGTTCACCAAATAGCAGAGCAGTTTATATTCAAGCGTCTTGAGTTTAATCTCTATACCATTCACACGGACACGGCATAAACTGCTGTCGATCTTAACTTGGCCAAACTCCAGCATTTCTGCGGGACCGTTGTTCCCGTATCGTTTGAGCACTGCTTTCACTTTTGCCAGCAAGATACTGAGCGTATACGGCTTTTGTATGTAATCGTCTCCACCTATGTTGAGGGCAATGAGAACATCGTCATCACTGGACCGAGCGCTAATAAACAGAATAGGTACCTGCGTTATTTGCCGCAGTTTTTTGCATAAGTCAAAACCCGATGTATTACCCAGATTGATGTCGAGGAGGATCAGTGAAACTTCATGTTTTTTTAAAAATCGCATACACGCGTCTGCGTTAGTCACATAAGCGGATTGGACCTCAAACATATTAAAATACTCACATGTGGTTTCTGCCAGGACGGTTTCATCGTCCACAATTAAACAATCAACATTCATATTGGTTCTCCATTGGAATTCAGAATAGGCAAGGCTTGGATACTTTTGTAATATACCATGAGCATTGGTGGATTGTAACGCAGGACTTCCATCCCCTCGCCTGGCAAGCTCTTCATGAACTAGGCTATAATAAGGGGACATGCCTCATCATATTTGAACTCAAAGGACGGTAAGCCATGCCTGACAATGCAAATCCCATCGAACAAATGAAAGCCATTCAAAAACAGCTCATACGTTTTATGATGAAATATAAATTCGCTTTGCAGGAAGTCGAGACTAAAATCGAAATCCTGCAGGAGGAATTCCAGCTGCTCCATGACTACAATCCGATCGAGCATACGAAGTCGAGGTTGAAGTCACCGGAGAGCATCATGAAAAAGCTGCTGCGTAAAGGCGGAGCTGGCTCGCTTGCCGATATTAAAGACAACATCAAGGATATCGCGGGCATCCGGATTACCTGCTCCTTCATATCCGACATTTACCGAATCAGCGAGATGCTGCAACGGCAAGCCGATTTGAACATTCTGTCGGTCAAAGACTACATTCAAAATCCGAAGCCCAACGGTTATAAAAGCCTGCATATCCTGGCTGAGGTTCCCGTGTTCATGTCCGATCGCGAAGAAGCGATATGCGTTGAGATCCAGATCCGTACCATTGCCATGGATTTCTGGGCCAGCCTGGAGCATAAAATCTTCTATAAATGCAACGAAACCGTGCCGGAACGCCTCCTTCAGGATCTGAAAAAGGCAGCTGACACGGCGTACGAGCTCGATACGAAAATGGAGCAGCTCCAGCAGGAGATGGAAGAGATCAAGCTGGCGCATCAATTCGATGCCAGTGAGGACTATCAGCTGCTAATCGATAATCAGCAGTTCAAAATCCCGGAAAATCTGCTGAGGCTGATTTCGGGAGAGAGGTAACGGCATAGCAGCCGTGCTGGAGTTCCCTATTCGAGAGATGCGTTTGCATGAAGCTGCTAAGCTGTGGTTTACGAAAAAGGATAAAGCCGAGAACTGTTTACAACAGAATTCTCGGCTTTTTTTTATCTTTCGACTTATTCTCCGGTATAAATACATGGTAAAATATGATTTTAAAAGGAAATATATTCTATGCGTGTTCCTGACAGCTATCATTCGAAATGACGGAGGAAATCATGAAGAAAACGGTACTCGCTTTATTTTGTACGATCCTATTTTTTTTAACAACTGAAAGTGCATTGCATGCGCAAGCGCTGCAAAGCACTCTGCCTGAACCCGTGTGGGTGGCCTCTACCCCTAACCTGCTTCCTGCTGATGTATATGTCCGGAAGGCCAATAATCACCTTTACATTATGGATGCATACGGGAAAGTCTCCATCCTGAATGACGGCACGGGCAAACAAATCGCTGAGGTTGATCCGACATCCCCCACATCCAAAATGGCCTATTCGGGATTTTTCGGAGGCAATCAGGTTGGTAAAAACGGCAACTTATATCTGACCACATCCGAGAACGATACCAAAAACAACCGGCTCACTCGTCGTCTTCAGGCATACAATTCTTCAGGAAAGGCGTTATGGGTTCGTGAATTTTCCCGGCCGATTCCTAAAACATTTGCTGAGAAGGTCAGCGATATCAGCGGGATTTTTATAAATAACGACGGAACTTTGTTATTTTACATGAGTCTTGAAAGATATAAGTTCATCGTTTTTCAGATCGATCAACAAGGGAAACAACTACAAAAAAAAGAGATCAATGAATTTGTGAACAGCTATCATAATAACATGATGACTACTCTTCTAAACTGGTCCGGCAAAGCAGCAGACTATTCGGACTATAAAGCAACGCTTACGGTATACGACTCGAAGCTGAATCGATTATTCAATCAAAAAATCGATGGCCTGAAATTCAGAGGTATTTTGCCCGACAAAACACTGTTGTTCTATAAATTCAATAAAACGACGACAGACGTCATCGCCAAAAACAGCAAAGGGGCCATACTATGGAAGAAATCCGTCCCCGGAAAGATCACTCTGGACAATTTCGGGCAGGATAATGAGGCATTCAACAGCGAATATTTAGTAGCCTCATCCAACCAGACGCTCTATGTATTCAATTCGAAGGGTCTCTCTGCCCAATCGAAGGTAGCCTTGAACAATCAAACGGCCAATCTTTCCTTTACCATGAGCGGTGACGGGAATATCTTGATCGTGGACGAGAAGAGCTCCTTTCCGAAGGATACGCCGGAACAGATCATTATTTTAAAAGGCAGCGACTTAAGCAGAATAGGCAAAATTGCTATGCCTGCCGGAGCATTCCTGGAGACCGCGTACCTGTACAAGGGCCAAGGCTGGTTGTACAGATGGTTCGATGACATGAACAATCCGGATTTACAAAACATCGCCATACAAAAATACGACCTGAATCTTTGATTCAGTTCAAAGGCCGCTCACTGGAGCGGCCTTTGACATGCCGTCTATCTTTTTTTTGATGAAGAGGCATCGGCGTATGCCCATTTCCAGTGTAATAATCGTTTACCCTGTGAACCGAGTAAATTATGTTCGCAGGAAATTGTTATCCCAGCACTAACTCAAAACGAGCGAAAATATCTTCTTCATACCACATCGTGAAATTAGTTCCCCATGTTGTGTTCAATAGTGTAAACGTAAATTTATGGTTGTCTTGATGGTATTTGTTGTTATAACTTAGATTGTTATTTGTTCCGATTCCCAAAAGAGGGGCATCAATAGGTTTAATATTGATTTTTTTATCGCTACCATCGTAAATTAACTCTTCAATCATGTGTTGCAGCTTATTTCCGTGACCTACCACTTCAAAAGGTGAAATAACGGTCTCAATTTTACGAATCTTCGTTAAGTACGGCGAATTCAAACGTGGTGTCATGTCAAAAGAATAAATTTCCGGATAACGAATGGCATCTTTATCCTTTAATAAAAGTGCAATTTCAACTTTATCTCCAAATTGATACTTAACCTTTACAACTCTTGGAGCACCATACTCCTCCACAGCTCTTTGGCTATACTTTAAAGTTGCAATCATCGAATCCTTTTCCTTAACTAATTTCACAACATGTGGTGTGAAATTTTCATTCAATTGAATACGCTTTTGAATTTCCATTCCTGGCTTTAAGAAGTCAATGGCCCACCAATTATGTTGTAATTCACGTAAATAGTTGTAACGTAGGTTATCATAATCATTTTGCCCAGCTATTGTATAGCTCAAAACCCCGAGTTTGTTGTCCTGATCAAAGTAAAGTGTTCCATCCTTTTCTAAGTGGTTAATTGAACCATCGCTAGCAAACATAACTTGATACCCGTTTACCGGAATCAATTCTTCCAAACCACATTCAATACCTTGGTTTTCAAAGATATGATATGGAACTTCGATAAGTTTTTTAATGTTATTTTGATCTTTAGGCTCCAAACAAGCTATTGCACGATCAACGTTCTTGCGTTGTTCTTTCCATGAAGACTCATAAAATTTGTACGAACGATCCGTCCACTCATTATAAGTGAATTTCATTTCGCCAACCGTTGCATCTTTAACAATTCCATAAGCGTAGGTTAAATCAAGATCGGTAATTTGGTCTAAACTACGTGCTCGCTGGAAGTCTTTCTTTTCATAATTCATATAGTCACTGAAATAGCGTTTGATATCCATTCCCCAAGTATGCTCTGGAACTAACATCGCATAGAAATTAGCATCATCATTTTCTATTTTGTTATCAAACATGTAATTCGTTAAAATCCGGTAATCACGAATGATTTTCGGATCAGACATCATTCCGTGAATCCATGTGTCCCCAATCTCCTCTGTAATCACTGGCAGTTGGTCACGTACTTCCCAAATTTCATTTGCAAACTGATCCATTGAAGTCATTTCAAGCTCATAGTCTGGATACTCATTCGCCATTTTTGACAAATAAGCGTTAATTTTCTCTTTTGTTCCTGGACCACTATTATCATGAGTATGCATAAACGCCAGCTTGTTATCCATGCAATCAACTCCGATTACGCCACCATAGTCGTCTGAATAAGAGACGATGATCTCACTTTCGCCATTCTTCCATAGAAATGTATCTGGAACTTCTGGAATGGAGCTCGAGCCATTTACACCAATATGTAGGAATTTAATTCCTTGACGATATAACTCATCAACAATCCCGATCGTATGTCCTGGGACGTCAGTCATTTTTGCGCTTGTTGTTGTGTATCCATAACGAGCATCTAACTTTTTTGAGATTGAAGTCATGTAATGTAAAGTTTGAGGTGTCATAGTTTCAGATTCAAACGTACATGGGATTGCGTGCCAGCGAATGTAACCTTTCTTTATGGCATCGTCTAGCTTTTTACAAGCTTCTTCATCCATGTTTTTGAAGTAATATTCAATAATAAAGCTACCTGTTGTCCAAACAAAGTCTTTGCCCTCTTTCCTTAAATCTTCAGCTAAAGTGATTGCGTTTTGAATGTAATCATGGCAATACTTATGCAAGACATTTTCTGCCAAATCAGTAAATCCAATGTCAAAATGAGTTTTGTTTACCACATAGATTTTTTTCATTTCTATAATCACGCCTTTCTTAGTCATAATACGTCGTGAAATAATTGCTTCATCTCCGCATATTGTGGGGTATTCGAAGTAATAATAGCTCATTCCATACGTCTAGTATTTATTTTATACGGACATATCTTTATAAAATCCTGACATTTTAATGTGTCTACCACCTGTTTCATACGATAAAATCTGATAAAACCATATCAATCGCGAAAAAGTCATTAATACTCTAGTTGAATTGTTTAATTAAACTGGGTCTAATACTTTTCAGTCTAAATCTTTATTTCCATCGGTTATTAGAGTACTTTCTCCAGCAATTCTGTCATCGTCTCACCCCCTGCCTTACTGCTAAAGATAATCCGCGATTGTTGTCCGTGATGTTCTTAAAGGAACCCATATCACATTTGCAAACAAGAACTGTGACAGGTATCACGGTAGGACGCATGAAGATGCAGGCATAGTAGAGAGATAAGCAGGAACGCTGTATATTTTGCTATTCATATGAGCAGCTGGAACAGACTTTCATACTCGTGAAAAAAGGAGCATACCAGTGTATACGATTCTTTCCAACGAACGCATCTGCGCGGGCATTTACCTCATGACGGTGGAGGGACAATTCCAAGAGGCATGTATGGGACAATTTTATATGCTGAGGGCTTGGAACGACGTCCCCGTATTATCTCGGCCAATCAGTATTTATAACGTGGAAAATAACAGCATTCAGTTCCTGTATAAAATGGCAGGCGAAGGCACCCGCTTGCTGGCAAAGCTGCATGAAGGAGACAGCATACAATTGGAAGGACCTTTAGGACATGGATTCCCGGATGTAAAGGGACGCGTTGCCCTGATCGGAGGCGGTATCGGTATGGCTCCCCTGCTGTACACTGCCAAGCAGCTGGATAAGCCCGATATATATCTTGGTTTCCAGGATCAATCCTATTTGACGGAAGCGTTTGAGCCTTATTCTAATAAGCTCGTTGTACAGATCGGCGGAAGCGTGCTGGATGATCTGGATCTAAGCTCATACGAATATGCACTGGTTTGCGGTCCGCTTGGCATGATGAAGGAAGCTGCGCGGATCGCAGAGGGCCTGAATACGAAGATGTATGTTTCTTTGGAAAAACGGATGGCTTGCGGCATCGGGGCCTGTTACGTATGCTCGGTGTTGAACAAGAATGGTCATTGTAAAGTATGTACGGATGGCCCTGTATTTCTGGCGGAGGAGGTCGATTGGCATGGGCAGCTTAGCTTGTAACATCGCGGGCATTCCCTTCATTAATCCCATCGTAATGGCATCCGGAACGTTCGGATTCGGACAAGAATATGCCAAGCAATACGATATCAATAAGCTAGGAGGGATCTCCAGCAAGGGATTAACCCTTGAGCCTCGTGCAGGAAACAGCGGAACCCGAGTATGGGAGACGGCTGGGGGTATGATGAACAGTGTCGGTTTAGAGAATCCAGGCATCGATGCCTTCCTGACCGAGGAGATGAAGTTCTGGGAAACGATTGAGCCCGTCAAGATTGTCAACCTGGGTGGGAGTAATATCGAGGAATATGTGCTTGGTGCATTGAAAATCACGAAGGATACGGGGGAACGCCGTAAAGATCATCTCCGCGCCGTAGACATGATTGAACTAAACATATCCTGTCCCAACGTAAAGGAAGGCGGTATGGCCTTCGGCATAAAAACGAATGTTGCCAGAGAAGTCATTCGTGAAGTAAGACAAGCCACATCGCTGCCGCTTGCCGTGAAGCTGTCGCCAAATGCGGAGAATATTGTGGAGATGGCGGTCATGTGCGAGCAAGAAGGCGCGGACTGTGTGTCGCTTGTTAACACCTTTTCAGGCATGAAGATTGATATTCATAATCGCCGGAGTGTATTCTCCAATATATACGCCGGATTATCCGGTCCGGCCATCAAACCCATTGCCCTGCGAATGGTACATCAGGTCGCCCGGCAGTTAAGCATTCCCGTTATGGGTATGGGAGGGATAACATCCGCAGCGGATATTATTGAATTTATTATCGCGGGCGCCGAGGTGGTTCAGGTCGGTACTTACAACTTCATGAACCTGCGCGCTGGCGAGGAACTGCTTGCCGGACTGCAGAGCTTGATGCTGCAGGAGAATATAAGCAGCCTCGATGAGATTCGCGGGATTTCGTACTAATGCAAAAAGCCTTATCTTAAAGGATAAGGTTTTTACATTTCCAAGTTACGGTATTAATAAAGGGACAGTATATTCATAGACATTTGAATAACTAGTTGTAATATCATTGGATACTTTCATTCTAAAATAATAATGTTGGCCTGGTAATAAATCTTGTACATCGATAAAAGTAACCTTT encodes:
- a CDS encoding response regulator transcription factor, whose translation is MNVDCLIVDDETVLAETTCEYFNMFEVQSAYVTNADACMRFLKKHEVSLILLDINLGNTSGFDLCKKLRQITQVPILFISARSSDDDVLIALNIGGDDYIQKPYTLSILLAKVKAVLKRYGNNGPAEMLEFGQVKIDSSLCRVRVNGIEIKLKTLEYKLLCYLVNNKNRVVTKEELFHNVWGDSFAGDGTLNVHIRHLREKIEVNPNQPQYIKTVWGTGYVLEDSKA
- a CDS encoding GTP pyrophosphokinase family protein, translated to MPDNANPIEQMKAIQKQLIRFMMKYKFALQEVETKIEILQEEFQLLHDYNPIEHTKSRLKSPESIMKKLLRKGGAGSLADIKDNIKDIAGIRITCSFISDIYRISEMLQRQADLNILSVKDYIQNPKPNGYKSLHILAEVPVFMSDREEAICVEIQIRTIAMDFWASLEHKIFYKCNETVPERLLQDLKKAADTAYELDTKMEQLQQEMEEIKLAHQFDASEDYQLLIDNQQFKIPENLLRLISGER
- a CDS encoding ABC transporter ATP-binding protein encodes the protein MQNRILRTEKLCKTFSSGGNQQHVLKNLDISLMEGDFTVIMGSSGSGKSTLLYALSGMDKPTLGEIYFEEKNISELNNDQLAIFRRNHCGFVFQQVYLLDNMSVLDNVLASGLLVSRNKRAIVTKAKELLAEVGLNEAAWGKFPSQLSGGEAQRAGIVRALINSPKIIFADEPTGALNSAASDSVLDAMTAVNQNGQSIVMVTHDIKTALRGNRVLYLRDGVICGDLKLDAFNMEHNHERHDKLKAFLAEMGW
- a CDS encoding DUF5054 domain-containing protein — its product is MKKIYVVNKTHFDIGFTDLAENVLHKYCHDYIQNAITLAEDLRKEGKDFVWTTGSFIIEYYFKNMDEEACKKLDDAIKKGYIRWHAIPCTFESETMTPQTLHYMTSISKKLDARYGYTTTSAKMTDVPGHTIGIVDELYRQGIKFLHIGVNGSSSIPEVPDTFLWKNGESEIIVSYSDDYGGVIGVDCMDNKLAFMHTHDNSGPGTKEKINAYLSKMANEYPDYELEMTSMDQFANEIWEVRDQLPVITEEIGDTWIHGMMSDPKIIRDYRILTNYMFDNKIENDDANFYAMLVPEHTWGMDIKRYFSDYMNYEKKDFQRARSLDQITDLDLTYAYGIVKDATVGEMKFTYNEWTDRSYKFYESSWKEQRKNVDRAIACLEPKDQNNIKKLIEVPYHIFENQGIECGLEELIPVNGYQVMFASDGSINHLEKDGTLYFDQDNKLGVLSYTIAGQNDYDNLRYNYLRELQHNWWAIDFLKPGMEIQKRIQLNENFTPHVVKLVKEKDSMIATLKYSQRAVEEYGAPRVVKVKYQFGDKVEIALLLKDKDAIRYPEIYSFDMTPRLNSPYLTKIRKIETVISPFEVVGHGNKLQHMIEELIYDGSDKKINIKPIDAPLLGIGTNNNLSYNNKYHQDNHKFTFTLLNTTWGTNFTMWYEEDIFARFELVLG
- a CDS encoding HAMP domain-containing sensor histidine kinase is translated as MRMKWMFLTILIVFMTGMILSLLVINTKVNTDVDVVAVNEVVKITESRWGNMKPEDYHATQLQFVVLDNNGTILYQTAEGLSTTLNDAMKNRDTVTDIMIDDRLAGKMIIHNDYQAIIEQSRSRLVSVMMTTFVAITALCIFYILFLNHRVFKPFKKLQNFAVNVARGNLDIPLKMDKNNPFGAFTESFDIMREELAAARQSEYAANRSKKELVAGLSHDIKTPVASIKAVSELMLIRASDDKVIKQLNMIYSKAEQINLLVTDMFHATLEELQELKVTVSEELSEVLSGIIANVNYDDQISCDPIPACMIVTDVTRLQQVFDNILSNSYKYAGTSVKITSQINDAYLELHIMDYGQGVDEDELPLLFNKFYRGQNVVGQSGTGLGLFISKYFMQKMLGDMECHNRDDGFTVILRIKLA
- a CDS encoding ABC transporter permease, with the protein product MNIVNLALANIKKGKGAAFSLLILIFAAALLLNVGITVISKMSTFYDDKVEELHDPHLSLMMKNANYKEVYGDFFKNNSGVKQIEMESMILLDAARFRYGDSQMDSGAAIFNADAKRDFSPLKLIQKLDPMHQDDIYVSYSFKTSGGYKLGDTLTITYQDKAYSYRIAGFFESTMLGTPSMGIMKFILPDAAYRQLSDTLGVAAGGTYLSAALNDSRQSTTLMNDYNKKFPDPSMNAIDPTFWETDIETMKNVGTMTINIVSMILVAFAAVIVLVALIVIKFRVTNSIDDGIVNIGVLKAVGYTSRQILASIVLQFMLITLSAGMIGVAVSYAVIPVFGGIVSSLSGLLWTRSFDIGSIILSILIVAVLVLAVTLLSGRRIQKLHPVAALRGGIMTHSFKKNPFPLEKARGGLQFVLACKTMMMNSKQNIMIVFIIAAITFASVFSVVLYYNVAADKKAFFHLVGAETSNVMIQAKTAADSEKLFPAIEHMDGVAKTAILDFLPTRIDGQAIYMNISDDYSKLENQSVYEGRFPKYDNEIAVSWAVSKLLDKGIGDTVKVEINNASHPFLITGLSQSISNMGQAAYLTLSGIQQIVPDYTSSVINVYLKDVDTARFIKDIKAQYGNIHANIINVDETINGQSSIYISAVFAVMVMILAITVLVVIMILYLVIKTMILKRKREFGILKATGYTTLQLMSQIAMSFIPIVIIGVLIGGVLGCLYTNSMLTLLLSGAGIHNVQFIVKIPLIVMLCIGLVVLAYLVSMLVARRIKRISAYGLITE